The Streptomyces halobius genomic interval GATCACCGCGGAGCGGGAGATCCCGCTGATCGTCGACGAGGTGCAGACCGGGGTCGGGCGCACCGGCGCCTTCTGGGCCGTGGAGCACAGCGGGATCGTGCCGGACGCCATGGTGATGTCCAAGGCGATCGGCGGCAGCCTGCCGCTGGCCGTGCTCGTCTACCACGAGGACTACGACGGCTGGCTGCCCGGCGCCCACACCGGCACCTTCCGCGGCAACACCCTGGCCATGGCCACCGGAACCGCCACCCTGCAGCACGTCGCCAAGGAGGGACTGGCCGAGCGGGCAGCCACCGTCGGCGCCCGGATGACGGCGCGGCTGGAGGGCCTGCGCACCGAACTCCCCACGATCGGCGACGTCCGCGGCCGCGGCCTGATGATCGGCGTCGAGCTGGTCGACCCGGAGGGCGAGCCCGACGCGTGCGGTGCCCGGCCCTTCGCACCGCAGCTGGCCAGGCAGGTGCGGGCCGCCTGCCTCGACCGGGGCCTCATCGTGGAGTTGGGCGGTCGCCACGACTCGACCGTCCGGCTCCTGCCGCCGTTGGTCATCACCGACGAGCAGGCCGATGCGGTGCTGGACCGGCTGGCCGACGCCATCACCACGGTGACGGCACCGCAGTTCACGGGGGTGCAGGCATGACGGGCGAGATCCACAGCCTGGAAGCGCACCGCCGGGAAACCGCGTCGGGGCAAACCGCCGGCATGCCGTCACGCGGGGGACTGAGCCTCGCGCCTGAACCCACCCCGGTGGAGACCGGTCTTCTCGACGAGGCCGTGGCCGGATTGCTCCCCGGTGCCATGGCCTCAGGCACGGGGATCCGGCAGACCGCGCTCTCCGGAGGCGGGCAGGGCCCCGGCGCGCTGGAGCCGCTGGTCCAGACCGTGTTGGAGGCGCTGGCCAAGGGCGCTGTGCGGCGCGGGGGCCCCGTTCCCGCCGGGACGCCCCAGGAACTGGCCGCAGACGTCGAGCGGGTATGCGCCGAGGCCGACGGCGATGACGCCCTGCACCGGCTGACCGAACTCCTGGCCCATGGCAGCGCCGACCCCGCCGACCCGTCCTGCGCCGCGCATCTCCATTGCCCGCCGCTCGCCGTCGCCGTCGCAGCCGATCTCGCCGTCTCCGCGCTCAATCCCTCCCAGGACTCCTGGGACCAGGCGCCCGCCGCCACCGCTGTGGAGACCCTGCTGTTGCAGGAGTTGGCGCAGCTCGTCGGGTACGACCCGGCGGAGGCTGCCGGTGTGCTCACCTCGGGCGGCACCGAGTCCAACCTCATGGGCCTGATGCTCGCCCGCGACCGTGTGCTCGGCCGCGCGGCCGCGCGTCAGATCGAGCTGAGCGGCGTGCCGGGCACCGGTCCCCGTCCGCGGATCTTCGCCTCCGCCGCCGCGCACTTCTCGGTGCAACGGTCGGCGGCCCTCCTGGGCCTCGGCGAGGACGCGGTCATCCCCGTCCCGGTCGACCACGAGCTGCGGATGAAGCCTGAAGCGCTGGCGACCGCCCTCCGCGACTGCGTCGCGCGCGGTGAGGTGCCGGTGGCCGTCGTGGCCACCGCCGGAACGACCGACACCGGTGCGATCGACCCGCTGGGCACCTGTGCGGCGCTGGCCGCCGAGCACGGCGCCTGGCTGCATGTGGACGCGGCCTATGGCGGCGGTGCCCTGCTGTCCGACGAACTCGCCCCGCTGGTCGGCGGCATCGCGCTGGCCGACTCCGTGTCCCTGGACTGGCACAAGCTGGGCTGGCAGCCGGTCGCCGCGGGCATCTTCCTGGTCCGGCGGGCGGAGACCTACGCCTCCCTCGCACGACGCGCGGTGTACCTCAACCCGCAGGACGACGAGGAGGCCAGCTACCCCAGCCTGCTCGGCCTCTCGCTGCGCACCACGCGCCGCGCCGACGTCTTCAAGATCGCTGTCACGCTGCGCACCCTGGGGCGTGCGGGCTTGGGCCAACTCGTGGACGCCTGCCACGAGCTGGCGCGCGGCGGTGCGGAGGCGGTACGGGCACATCCCAGGCTGGAGCTGCACGCCGATCCCGTCCTGACGGCGTTTCTCTTCCGCTACCTGCCCGAGGGCGCCGATCCCGCACACACCGACCAGGTGAACGCGGCGCTGCGGCGCAGGCTGCTGCGCGAGGGGCGGGCGGTCGTCGGCCGCACCGAGCTCCCGGGCGAGGGGCCGGGCCGGGTCCGCCTGAAGCTCACACTGCTCAACCCGCACACCACCGCCGCCGAGGTCGAGCGGCTGCTTCACGCTGTCGCCGCGGCGGGCCAGGCCGAGGAGGAGAACCAGTGAACCGGCCCAACGATGTCGGGCAGTCGGCAGCGGCGGTGACGCCCGCAGACACGCTGGCGGCCCCCGCAGCCGGCCCGGACCCGCTCGACGCCGCCGACGCCCTGCGCGCCGGCGACGCCGCCGCCATGGAGACGCTGCTGCGCGCCTACGTACGCGAGACCGGAACCGAGGTCCCGCCGACCGGCCAGGCGCTCCTGCTGGATCTGCCGGCCAGCCGGCTCACGTTGTCGGTGCCCGTGCGGTACCGGTCGCCCACCGGCTGGCACCGGTTCGGTGCGCCGTGCGTGGCCACCACCGAGGACAGCCACGGTGTCCCGGCCGATGCGGCCCTGGTGGCCGCCGGGCTGATCCGGGAGACCACGCTGGGCCGAGGTGTGCTCCCGCACCACGGGGGTGACGCCACCGCCCGGGTGCTGGACTCCGCCCGGCGCACCGCCACGCACCTCGCCCGCCGGCGCGCCGAGGGCGAGCACGGCCGAGGGCCGACGCCGTTCCTCGACAGCGAGCAGGCGTTGCTGCTCGGCCACCCCTTCCATCCCGCGCCCAAGAGCCGCGAGGAGGCGTCCGACGCCGAGCTGGACGCGTACTCCCCCGAGTTGCGTGGCTCGTTCCCGCTCCACTGGTTCGCCGCCCACCCCGACGTCGTCGTCGGTGGGAGTGCGGACGGCAGTTCTCCCGCGGAGCTGCTGCGGCCGCTTGCCGCAGGGCTGGAGGTGCCCGACGGGATGGTGCCGGTGCCCGCCCACCCGTGGCAGGCCCGCGAGGTCCTGGCCCGTCCGGAGGTCGCCGCGCTTGTGGACGCCGGACTGCTGCGTCCGCTCGGCGCGGCCGGACCGGCCTGGTATCCCACCTCCTCCGTGCGGACCGTGCAGCGGCCGGACGCCGAGGTGATGCTGAAACTGTCCCTCGGCATGAGGATCACCAACTCCCGGCGGAACAACCTGCGCAGTGAGATGCGTCTCGGCGTGCGGGCCGCACAGCTGCTGGCCGCGGGCCCCGCGGACTGGCTGCGTGCCGAGCACCCGGAGTTCGGCATCCTGCGTGACTTCGCCTGGGTGTCGGTCGGCACCGACGGACCGGAGACCGGACTGGAGACCGCGATCCGTGACAACCCCTTCCGGGGCGGCGGCGACGGCGCGCCGGAAGGGCTGTGCGTGGCAGGTCTGCTGGCCGAGCGGACGGGTCCCGGTGACGGCACCCCGCCGCGGCACCGCGCCTTGCTGTGTGAAGCGGCCGAGCGCGCCGCTCGCGCGTTCGGTGTCCCGGTGGCCGAGGCGTCGGAGCGTTGGCTCGCCCGCTATCTGGAGGTGCTGGTCATTCCCCTGATCCGCCTTCAGGCGCGGTACGGCATCGCCCTGGAGCCGCACCACCAGAACACCCTGGTCGCCCTCGACGCGCACGGACTGCCCCGCGCGGGCTGGTACCGGGACAGCCAGGGCTACTACCTGGCCGCTTCCCGCACCGCCGACATCGAGCGCCTCCTGCCGGGCGCCACCGACGGCGTCGATCTGGTCTTCGACGACGCCTTCGTCGACGAGCGGGTCGCCTACTACCTCGGCATCAACAACCTGCTCGGTCTCGTCGGAGCATTCGGCACGCTCCAACTGGCCGACGAGGGCCGCCTGCTGCGCGTACTGCGCGGCGCGCTGGAGCGGCTGCGTACGGCCGAGCCCACCGCCAAGGGCCTGCTCGACCTGCTGCTCGACGCGCCCGTGCTGCGCTGCAAGGGCAACTACCTGACCTGCGTGGACGGACTCGACGAACTCGTCGGTGACGTGCACACCCAGTCCGTCTACATCGATCTCCCCAACCCTCTTACGGAGGCCCAGCGGTGACCGCTCCCTCGTCTTCCCCCGACCACAGTCGCCCCTACGACCTGGTCGGCGTCGGCATCGGCCCGTTCAATCTGTCCCTGGCCGCGCTGGCGGACGGCGTACCCGGCTTCCGGTCCCTCTTCCTTGACGCCAAGCCGGCGTTCTCCTGGCATCCGGGACTGCTGATGGAGGGAACGACACTTCAGGTGCCGTTCCTCGCCGACCTGGTCACCATGGCCGACCCGACCAGCCCGTGGTCATATCTGAACTACCTCCGCTCCCACGACCGGATGTTCAAGTTCTTCTTCTCCGAGCGCTTCCACATACCGCGCCGGGAATACGACCACTACTGCCGCTGGGCCGCCGAGCGGCTGCCCTCGTGCCGCTTCGACGCCGAAGTCACCGCGCTGGAGTGGGACGAGAGCGCTGACGCGTTCGCTGTCGTCCACCGCTCCGCCTCAGGCGCCGAGACCCGCGTCCTGGCCCGTCAGGTCGTGCTCGGCGTGGGCACCAACCCCGTCGTCCCCGAGCCGCTGCGCCCGTTGCTGACCGACTGCCACACCGGTCGCATCCTCCACAGCGCCGACTACCGCACCTACCGGACGCGGCTCTCCGCCGCCGACGACGTCACGGTCATCGGCGCGGGCCAGTCCGGCGCAGAGGTCGCGCTCGATCTGCTCCGCAACCAGGACGGCGACGGCCAGGGCGGCCCGTACGTCCGCTGGCTGGCCCGCACCACGGCCTTCGCGCCGATGGAGTACTCGAAGATCGGCCTGGAGCACTTCACCCCGGACTACATCCGGTACTTCCGCCACCTCCCGGAGGCCACCCGAGAGCGGCTGGTGCGCGAGCAGTGGCAGCTCTACAAGGGCGTGAGCGAGGAGACGCTGGGCGAGATCTACGATGAGCTGTACGAGCGCACCATCGGCGGCGGCGAGCCGCGCGCCACCCTGCAGCCGGGCGTGGAGATCGTCGCGGCGGAGGCCGACGGCGAGGGGTATCTGCTCACCTGCCGGACTCAGCAGCAGGACACGCTCTTCGAGATCCGGACCTCCGCCGTCGTCTCCGCCACCGGCTACGCCGCCTCCCGTCCGGCCTTCCTGGAGTCGATGGGCGACCTGGTCGACTGGGACGACAGGGGCCGCTACCAAGTCGACGGGGAGTACCGGGTCGCGCTCGACCCGCGGGTCTCCGGCACGCTCTACGTGCAGAACGCCGAGATGCACACGCACGGCGTGGGCGCCCCCGACCTCACCCTCGGCGCCTGGCGCGCCGCGACCATCCTCAACACCGCCGCTGGGCGCAGCGTACTGCCCGTTGCCCCGCGGCAGGCTTTCACGACCTTCGGGGCACCGGAGGTTCCGGCGTCCGTCGAACCCGCGGCCCCGGTTCCGGACGAGACTGCCACCACGCCCTCTGGTACGCCGCGATGACGGTCGTGGAGAAGACCGGCGCGCCGGCCCCGGGGGGAACGGCGCGCCACGCCAAGACCGTGCTCATCTCCGTCATCGGCCTCCACCTGGTCGCCGAGACCGCACTGACACCGTTCCTCCCCCAGCTGTTCCAGCGGCTGTACGGCATCGAGGATCCGGAAGCTACCGGGCTGTACATCTGGATCTGCCGCATCGTCGGGCTCGCCGCCCTCCCCCTGTGGGGGCTGGCGGCCCGGCGTTGGTCACTGCACAAGCTGGTGCTGGCCGGGTTGTGCGGGTCCGCCGTTCTCGATCTGCTCCTCGGCCTGGCACCCAGCTATGCCGCGTACACGGTGCTGTCGACGCTCATCGTGACGACCAACAGCGCCCTGCTGCTGGCCTATCCGGCGTTCATCGCCGAGCACGGTGACGAATCGGAGGGCGGCGAGCGGGCCCGGCTGGCCGGGGTCTGCACTCTGGTGGTCGTCTTCCATCTGTCCGTCGTCGTCTCCACGATGGTGGGCGCGGGAGTCCTCTCGCTGCCGGAACCGCGCATCGGCATCTCGGCGTTCGCGGTCCTGGACACCCTCCTGGCCGTGGTCACGTACCGGATCCTGGGCCGACGCCCGGACCTGAAGACCGACGGCTCCGCCGCCGACGGTGCATCGGAAGCGGCGCCTGCCCGCGCCGGCGCGGCAGCCGCCCCCAGCGCGCGTTCTTCGAGCCGTGTCTCGTGGTTCATGATGCTCGCCTACGCCGCCCTGATCGGGGTCGCGTTCGACTTCTCGGTCAATGTGTCGCGCCCCTTCTTCACCGAGTTCTCCGACAGCCTCGGCAGCGGCTCGGTCGGGTCCGCCGTGCTGTTCTTCCTGCCCAGTGTCTCCGCGCTGGCCGTGCTTCCCTCGGTACGCCGCTGCTACGACCTGCTCGGTGACCGGCTGCTGCCGCTGGCTCTGACCGTGGGCGCGGCCGGGCTGGCCTGGACATGGCTGGCCGACGGCCTGCCGGGGCTGGTCGGCGGCCGGCTGCTGTTCGGCGTCGGGCTCGGCCTCGGCCAAGTCGCCGTCGAGCTGCGGATGTTCCGTGCGACCGGCACGAAGGGCCCGGCGTTCACCGCCGTGGAGACCGCCCGCTCCGCCGGTCTGCTGGCCGCACCGCTGGCCGCCACCGCCGCGGTCTCCTACGACCTGGCGCTGCCGCTTGCGGTCGCCGCGGCCGTACAGATGGGCGCCGCCGCCCTGTCCCTGAGGCGCACTCGAAGCGCAGCCGCCCCGGCATCGGCCACGCCCGATCCCGCCGTGTCCGAGGCCGGGGCGGCCAGGCCCGCCATTCCCAGGCAGGCCGGGCCGGTTGCGACCGCCCCGGAATCCCCAGGTCCCCGGCCTGCCCTGACAGCCCCCGCCTCCCCCGCGCACTCCGAGGAGAAGCATCGATGAACCGCACCACACGTGAAGCCTGGGCACAGGCGGGCGAACGGCTACTTGTCAAAGCCGTGGAAGAGTTCGCGTACGAGGAACTGCTCGTCCCCGAGCCCGACGCGTCGGCCGGCGCCCCGGACGCGTACCGGCTGGACCTCGCCGACCGTATCCACTGGACCTTCCGGGCAGCCCGCGGCACCTTCGGCACCTGGCGGCTCGTGCCCGGCACCCTGCGGCGGCACCCCGCGCCCACCGGCGGCACGGCCGGCCCCGAGCAGCTGCTGCTCGACGCCCGCCCGGCCCTCGGATGGGACGGGCCCACCACCGCCGAGGTGCTGCGCGAACTCACCGCCACCCGGCGGGCCGAGGCCGAGGTCATCTCCCGTGCCCTGCCCGCGGCCGAACTCGCCGATCTGGACCACCTCGACCTGGAGGCGCATCAGGACGGCCATCCGTGCATGCTGCTCAACAAGGGGCGGCTGGGCTTCTCCGCCTCCGACGCCGCCTCTTACGCACCTGAGGCAGCCGGTTCGGTGCAGCTGTTCTGGGCCGGCGTCCACAGCAGTCTCGGCTCCTACTCCGGTGTGCCCGGTCTCGACGCGGACACCCTGCTGACCGAGGAGCTGGACGAGGTCACCCGCAAGCGGTTCGCGACAACCCTTCAGCGAACGTGCGCCGAAACCGGCTACCACGCCGCCGACTTCTGCTGGCTGCCGGTGCACCCCTTCCACTGGGACGAGGCCGTCGCGACGCTCTTCGCCCCGTATCTCGCCGACGGCCGGATCGTGCTGCTCGGTGTGGGCCCGGACCGCTACCGGCCGCTTCAGTCCATCCGCACCCTGGCGAACCTGGACCACCCGCACCGCCGCAATGTGAAGGTGCCGCTGTTCATCCGCAACACCCTCGTCTGGCGCGGCCTGTCCACGAAGCCGACCGAGGCCGCACCCGATGTGAGCGCCTGGCTGCACGCCGTCCGCGACGCCGACCCGTATCTCCGCGACGAGCTGCGCTTCCACCCGCTGGGCGAGGTGGCGGGCGTGGCCGTGCACCATCCGCTGTACGAGTCGGTGAAGGACGCCCCGTACCGCTACCACGAACTCCTCGGCGCGGTCTGGCGGGAGCCGGTCGCTGCGCTGCTGGGCGACGGCGAGCGGGCCCGCACCATGGCCGCACTGCTCAAGAGCGGATCCGACGGCCGCGCTCTGGTCAGCGAACTGGTCGACAGGTCCGGGCTCGCCCCACGCGCCTGGCTCGACCGCTTCTTCCGCGCCCTGCTGCCCGGACTGCTGCACTACCTCTACCGGTACGGCGTGGCGTACTGCCCGCACGGCGAGAACACCGTCGTCCTCTACGACTCCTCCGACACCCCCATCGGCATCGCGGTCAAGGACTTCGCCGAGGACGTCAATCTGCTGCCCGGCAGCCATCCCGAGTACGCGGGCCTGTCCGAGCGCGCTGATGCGCTGCTGCTGCGCTGGCCCGCCGGCGAGCTGGCCCACTCGCTGCTCAGCGCGATCTTCGCCGGCCACTTCCGGTTCTTCGCCCCGCTGGCCGCCGAGCACCTCGGGGTTCCGGAGGAGGAATTCTGGGCCATGGTCCGCGCCGAGATCGAGCGCTACCACGCCCGCTTCCCCGAACTGGCCGACCGTTTCGAGGGCTTCGGCCTGCTCGCCCCGGAGTTCGACCGGGTGGCGCTCAACCGCGAACAGCTGCTCGGCGGTGGCTTCCACGACCGCGCCGAGAAGGACGAGGGCTTCGACGTCGTCCACGGCACCCTCGCCAACCCCCTCGCCGTCGCAACCGGCGTACCTCAGGAACCTCAGGAGCAGATATGACCACCTCGCCGTACGAGCGACTGCGCGCCGACGCCGAGGAGGGACGCGTAGAGGAAGTGATCGTCAGCGTCCCGGACCTCCAGGGGAGGCTCCAGGGCAGCCGCCTGTCCGTGCCCTATTTCCTGGACGAGGTGGTCGGGCTGGGGGTTCCCCCGACGGAGTCAGGGGGAGGCTTCGGCGCCTGCGTCTATCTGCTCGCCTCCGACGTCGAGATGGACACCGGTCCCGGATACGCCATCGACGCCTGGCAGAGCGGCTTCGGTGACTTCGTCCTCCGTCCCGACCCGGCCACGCTGCGCACCCTCCCCTGGGACCCGGGTACCGCGCTCGTCCTCGCCGACGCCGTCTGGCCGGGTGGCGAGGCCGTCGAGATCGCCCCGCGCCAGGTACTGCGCACCCAGCTCGACCGGCTCGCCGAGCGCGGGCTGACCGCCTTCGCGGGCACCGAGCTGGAGTTCCTCGTCTTCCACGAGTCGTACCGTCAGGCATGGGACCGTCGTTACCACGGCCTGGAGACGGCCACCGCCTACAACGTGGACTACTCCCTCCAGGGACTGGCCGGGATCGAGCCCGTGGTGCGCCGTATCCGCCGGGAGATGGTGCGCGCCGGGCTCACCATGGAAACGGCCCGAGCAGAGGTCCATGCCGGCCAGTACGAGATCGTCTTCCGCTACGACGAGGCGATGACCACTTGTGACAACCACGTCCTCTTCAAGAACGGCGCCAAGCAGATCGCCGCTCAGGAAGGGGTCGCGCTCACCTTCATGCCCAAGTACGACGAGGGCGAGGGCAATTCCTGCCACATCCACCTGTCGCTGCGTGGCACGGACGGCTCTGCCGCCCTCGCCGACCCGGCGGCGGAGGACGGCATGTCCGATCTGATGCATCACTTCGTCGCGGGTCAGCTCGCCTGTCTGGCCGACTTCGCGCTGCTGATGGCGCCGAACATCAACTCGTACAAGCGCCTTCAGCCGGGCGCTTTCGCCCCGACCGGCATCACCTGGGGCCGGGACAACCGCACCTGCCCGGTCCGCGTCGTGGGCTCGGGCCACTCGCTGCGGATCGAGCACCGGGTGCCCGGCGGGGACGCCAACCCCTACCTCGCCGTCGCCGCCGCGGTGGCCGCCGGCCTGTACGGCATCGAGAACCGTCTCGCCCTCCCGGCGCCGCACACCGCGAACGCCCTGGCCGATCCGTCGGTGCCACGGCTGCCCGGCACGCTCACCGAGGCCCTGCACCGGTGGGAGAACAGCGAGATCGCGGCCAAGGTGTTCGGCGAGGCGGTCGTCGGCCACTACGCACAGGCCGCCCGTACGGAGCTGGCCGCCTTCGAAAGGGCGGTCACCGACTGGGAGCGGGTCCGCGGCTTCGAACGCCTGTGACGTGCTGAGCCTCCGCAACGACTGCGGCCCTGGCCACGGATGTTCCGTGGCCAGGGCCGCAGTCGTCGTGTCCGGTACCGCCGTTACTTGAGGCTCTTTTCCATCTCGTCGAGGATCTGGTTGGCGCCGGTGTAGCCGATGCCGAGCATCCACAGGCTGTCGTCCACCTTGAACGCCTTCTTGTTCTTCACGGCGTCCAGCCTCTTCCACAGCTTGCCGCCGGTGACGCTGGTCTCCTTGGCCTTCGCCGGGTCACCGTAGGTGGAGTAGAAGATGACGTCGGAGTTGCCCTCGCTGATCCGCTCGGGGCTGATGTCGAGAGAGAAGCCGGTCTTGTCCACGTTGGCGGGCCGGCCGACCTTGAGGTCCTTGAGGATGCTGCCGACGAACGTGTCGTTCATGTACAGGCGGGTGTCCGCGCCTTCGATGAAGCGCACGAAACCGACCTTGGTCTTGGCGGCCTTGTCCGCCCCGCCAAGGGCGTCGGTCACCTTGGCGATGTGCTTCTCGTACGCGGCGACGACCTTCTTCGCCTTGTCCTTCTTGCCCAGCACGTCGGCGTGCAGTTCGAAGTTCTTCCGCCAGTCGGGGCCGGTCGTCTTGGTGAAGACGGTCGGCGCGATCTTCGACAGCTCCTTGTAGCTCTTCTCGTCGCGCTCCTTGCTGCTGATGATCAGGTCCGGGTTGAGCCCGTCGATCGCCTCCAGGTTGGGCTCCATGATCAGGCCGACGTTCTTGATGCCCTTGATCTGGTCCTTGGGGAGGTAGGTGGACATCGGCGCGCCGGCCTCGGACGTGACGGCACCAACCGGCTTGACACCGAGGGTGATGGCCGAGTCGAGGGCGTCGGTGTCCAGGACGACCACACGCTTGGGGCTGTCGGAAACCTCCACCTTGCCCATGGCAGTGGTCACGGTGTGCTTTCCGCCCTCGGCGGCCGACTTGGCGTCGTCCTTGCCGGAGCCGCATGCGGTGGCGGTGACGGCGAGCACGACAACGCCGGCGAGAGCGGCGGCACGGCGATTGAGGGATGGGGCCATGAGGGAAGAGCCTTTCCTGACGGTTGTACTGTCGGCGCGGGGGGTGAACTTAGGTAAAGCTAACCTTACAAAAAAGCCTGGGCAAGGCCGTCAACATCACAACTCGGACTACGCGGCGATACGCCCGACTTCGCCCCCGCCTGCACACCGAACGGGTATCCGCTCGCGCGAACGCGAATGCACGGTTGAACAGTTCCGAAGAGTCTGAAGAGTGCTGAAGAATTCAGCCGACCTCTGCCGAGACCGCTGCCGCGGCGGAGGCGTCTGCTGCGGCGGAGGCTTCCTCGGCTTTCTCTTGCCAGGGGCTGCCGGGGACGACCAGCGGGCTGCCGGTCACCGGGTCCGGTACGACAACCGATGCGAGACCGAAGACATCACGCACCAGATCCACCGTGACGATCTCCGAGGGGTGTCCCTGCGCGACGATGCGCCCGGCCTTCATCGCCACCAGGTGATCGGCGTACCGCGCCGCCTGGTTGAGGTCGTGGAGCACCGCGACAACCGTCCGGCCGCGCTCCCGATTGAGCTGCCGGACCAGGTCCAGCACCTCCACCTGGTGGGAGATGTCCAGGTACGTGGTGGGCTCGTCGAGAAGCAGCAGATCGGTCTCCTGCGCAAGCGCCATGGCGATCCACACACGCTGCCGCTGACCGCCCGACAGTTCATCGACGGGCCGCGCGGCGAGGGCGGTCACATCGGTGCGGTCCATGGCGCCGGTGACCGCCCGCTCGTCCTCCTCCGACCACTGCTGCCACCAGCGCTGGTGCGGCTGGCGGCCGCGCGCGACGAGATCGGCGACCGTGATCGCCTCCGGCGCGACCGGCGTCTGCGGAAGCAGCCCGATCGACTGCGCGATCGTACGGGTGGGTGTCCGGTCCAGCGCCGTACCGTCCAGGAGCACCTCTCCTCGCCGGGGTTTGAGCAGCCGTCCGAGGGCACGCAGCAGCGTGGACTTGCCGCAGGCGTTCGGGCCGACGATGACGGTGACGCGGCCGTGCGGGATGTCCAGGTCGAGGTCCTCGACAACCGTGCGTTCCTCGTAGGCCAGGGTCAGGTCGCGGGCTGTCAGCCTGCTCTCGGTCACGCTCTTCCTCCAGTACGGCTGCGGATGCTGCGGTCTTTCACAATGAGCCAGATCAAATACGGCGCGCCGACAGCTGCCGTCAGGACACCCACGGGCAGTTCGACCGGCGCGAACAGCAGCCGCGCCGGCAGGTCGGCGGCCACCACGATCAGCGCACCGAGCAGCGCCGAGCACAGCAGCGGGATCTGCGCCGTGCGGGTCAGCCGGCGGGCGATCTGCGGAGCGAGCAGGGCCACGAAGTCCACCGGGCCGGCCGCACCCGTCGCCACCGACGCGAGGAAGACGCCCAGCAGCGCCAGCCCGAACCGCGTCCGCTGCAGCGGCACGCCCAGCGACGTCGCGGTGTCGTCGTCGAAGGCGACGTTGCGCTGCGCCCGTGCGGCCCAGACCACACAGGGCACCAGGGCGAGCAGCGTCCAGCCGAGCGGTGCGGCCTCGTCCCAGCCGCGCCCGTTGAGTGAACCGGTGAGCCACACCTGTGCCTGATGGGCGACCAGATAGTCGCCCTTGGTGATGAAGAGATGGACGATGGACCGCAGTGCGATGGCGACACCGATCCCGATGAGCACGAACCGCGCCGCCTGCAGACCACCACGCCACGCGAAGAAGTAGACGAGCACCGCGGCGATCACCCCGCCCGCGACCGAGAAATACGGCAGCACGCCGAACGACCCGACACCGAACGTCAGGGCGCCGATGGTCAGGGCGCTGGCCCCTTGGGAGACGCCGATGATGTCGGGGCTGGCCAGTGGATTGCGGGCAACGGTCTGGATGAGGGCACCCCCGACCCCAAAGGCGGCACCGACCAGCAACCCCAGGACCATCCGCGGCAGTCGCAGCTCGCCGACCACGAAATCGGCCGTCGACGACCGGCCGGCCAGCGCGTTGAGCACCTCGCCCGGCTCGACGTACCTCTCACCGAGGCAGAGATACGCGAGGCAGACAGCCGCCGTGAGCGCGGCGAAGGCACCCGCGACCACCGCGGCACGCCTGTGGACGAGGAAGGAGGCGCGTTCGCGTCTCACGAGCCCGTACCCGTCAGGGCAGGCGCCCGCCGCCCGGCCCTCGATGAGCGAGGACGTCATGCGCTCACCGCCTTGCGGCGGCACATGACGATCAGGAACGGCACACCGATCAGGGCGGTCATCACACCCGCCGGCACCTCGCCCGGCGGGAAGAGGATCCGTCCGATGACATCCGACACGAGCAGCATGA includes:
- a CDS encoding IucA/IucC family protein, producing the protein MNRPNDVGQSAAAVTPADTLAAPAAGPDPLDAADALRAGDAAAMETLLRAYVRETGTEVPPTGQALLLDLPASRLTLSVPVRYRSPTGWHRFGAPCVATTEDSHGVPADAALVAAGLIRETTLGRGVLPHHGGDATARVLDSARRTATHLARRRAEGEHGRGPTPFLDSEQALLLGHPFHPAPKSREEASDAELDAYSPELRGSFPLHWFAAHPDVVVGGSADGSSPAELLRPLAAGLEVPDGMVPVPAHPWQAREVLARPEVAALVDAGLLRPLGAAGPAWYPTSSVRTVQRPDAEVMLKLSLGMRITNSRRNNLRSEMRLGVRAAQLLAAGPADWLRAEHPEFGILRDFAWVSVGTDGPETGLETAIRDNPFRGGGDGAPEGLCVAGLLAERTGPGDGTPPRHRALLCEAAERAARAFGVPVAEASERWLARYLEVLVIPLIRLQARYGIALEPHHQNTLVALDAHGLPRAGWYRDSQGYYLAASRTADIERLLPGATDGVDLVFDDAFVDERVAYYLGINNLLGLVGAFGTLQLADEGRLLRVLRGALERLRTAEPTAKGLLDLLLDAPVLRCKGNYLTCVDGLDELVGDVHTQSVYIDLPNPLTEAQR
- a CDS encoding pyridoxal phosphate-dependent decarboxylase family protein — its product is MASGTGIRQTALSGGGQGPGALEPLVQTVLEALAKGAVRRGGPVPAGTPQELAADVERVCAEADGDDALHRLTELLAHGSADPADPSCAAHLHCPPLAVAVAADLAVSALNPSQDSWDQAPAATAVETLLLQELAQLVGYDPAEAAGVLTSGGTESNLMGLMLARDRVLGRAAARQIELSGVPGTGPRPRIFASAAAHFSVQRSAALLGLGEDAVIPVPVDHELRMKPEALATALRDCVARGEVPVAVVATAGTTDTGAIDPLGTCAALAAEHGAWLHVDAAYGGGALLSDELAPLVGGIALADSVSLDWHKLGWQPVAAGIFLVRRAETYASLARRAVYLNPQDDEEASYPSLLGLSLRTTRRADVFKIAVTLRTLGRAGLGQLVDACHELARGGAEAVRAHPRLELHADPVLTAFLFRYLPEGADPAHTDQVNAALRRRLLREGRAVVGRTELPGEGPGRVRLKLTLLNPHTTAAEVERLLHAVAAAGQAEEENQ
- a CDS encoding MFS transporter, with amino-acid sequence MTVVEKTGAPAPGGTARHAKTVLISVIGLHLVAETALTPFLPQLFQRLYGIEDPEATGLYIWICRIVGLAALPLWGLAARRWSLHKLVLAGLCGSAVLDLLLGLAPSYAAYTVLSTLIVTTNSALLLAYPAFIAEHGDESEGGERARLAGVCTLVVVFHLSVVVSTMVGAGVLSLPEPRIGISAFAVLDTLLAVVTYRILGRRPDLKTDGSAADGASEAAPARAGAAAAPSARSSSRVSWFMMLAYAALIGVAFDFSVNVSRPFFTEFSDSLGSGSVGSAVLFFLPSVSALAVLPSVRRCYDLLGDRLLPLALTVGAAGLAWTWLADGLPGLVGGRLLFGVGLGLGQVAVELRMFRATGTKGPAFTAVETARSAGLLAAPLAATAAVSYDLALPLAVAAAVQMGAAALSLRRTRSAAAPASATPDPAVSEAGAARPAIPRQAGPVATAPESPGPRPALTAPASPAHSEEKHR
- a CDS encoding lysine N(6)-hydroxylase/L-ornithine N(5)-oxygenase family protein, which translates into the protein MTAPSSSPDHSRPYDLVGVGIGPFNLSLAALADGVPGFRSLFLDAKPAFSWHPGLLMEGTTLQVPFLADLVTMADPTSPWSYLNYLRSHDRMFKFFFSERFHIPRREYDHYCRWAAERLPSCRFDAEVTALEWDESADAFAVVHRSASGAETRVLARQVVLGVGTNPVVPEPLRPLLTDCHTGRILHSADYRTYRTRLSAADDVTVIGAGQSGAEVALDLLRNQDGDGQGGPYVRWLARTTAFAPMEYSKIGLEHFTPDYIRYFRHLPEATRERLVREQWQLYKGVSEETLGEIYDELYERTIGGGEPRATLQPGVEIVAAEADGEGYLLTCRTQQQDTLFEIRTSAVVSATGYAASRPAFLESMGDLVDWDDRGRYQVDGEYRVALDPRVSGTLYVQNAEMHTHGVGAPDLTLGAWRAATILNTAAGRSVLPVAPRQAFTTFGAPEVPASVEPAAPVPDETATTPSGTPR